TGCGGTTTGTTAGTGATACTTGTTTACAAACAAATTATATACCAGCAGCACCAAAGTCTGTTCCCGAAATCGGAATTTATCAATGGCAAAACCAAATAGATAAAAATAGTTTAGAAAACTTAAATATTGAGGCAGAAAATGTTAAGAGCGATAAGCTAGACGGACAGGGCGTTAGCCCAGATCGTCGTCTTACGACGACTGGCGATGCTTCCGCATCGCGTGCTTCGTTACGCTCTTGTGCGGTTCTTTTTTATCGTTCTCATTATTTAGCAGGTAACACCACGGCAATTGATTGTTTATGTCAATCTATAGTATCTCGAAATTTACACCCCATACCTATATTCATCTCTTCATTAAGAAATGTAGAATTACAGCAACAATTGTTAGCTTTGCTGCAAGAAAATCCGATTAAACTATTATTGAACACTACTAGTTTTTCTTTGGCAAAAATTGGCGAGTCTGCTCAACTACAGTTTTGGCAACAGTTAAATGTTCCTGTTTTACAGGTGATACTAAGTAGCAGTACTCTTGAGCAATGGGAATCTAGCTTACAAGGCTTAATGCCCAGGGATGTAGCCATGAACGTAGCACTACCAGAAGTAGATGGTAGAATTATCACCCGCGCTATTTCTTTTAAATCGGTACAAACCTGGAACAAAAAGCTAGAAACTAACGTGGTTGTTTATCAGCCAAAAAGCGATCGCACGGATTTTGTCGCCGACTCAGCAGCTAACTGGGTTAATCTCGCTAATACAATACCTAAAGACAGGAAAGTAGCTTTAATTCTTGCTAACTATCCTAACAAAGACGGCAGAATTGCTAACGGCGTGGGTTTAGATACTCCCGCAAGCTGTATTAAAATTCTTGAAGCTTTACAACAATCAGGATATACAGTTACAAATATGCCCAAGACGGGAGAGGAATTAATTCAACGTCTGACTACAGGTATTACCAACGATCCTGAAAGTCGCGCCTCTCGCCCAACATATCAAAGTTTATCGATAGAAGATTATCAAAAGTATTGGCAGACATTACCTGAAGCGGTACAGCAAAGTATAACAAATAGATGGGGCGTTTCTGTTGAACATCCTCATGAAATTGCCAAGCAGGATGGGGAGATGGGGAGATGGGGAGATAGGGAGATACAAATTCCTGGAATACAGTTGGGGAATGTGTTTGTAGGGATACAACCATCGCGGGGATACGATCGCGATCCTAGTTTAAATTACCATGCACCAGATCTAGAACCTACTCACGAGTATTTAGCTTATTATCATTGGCTAAGAAGTTGCTTTGGGGTACAGGCGATCGTTCATGTCGGCAAACATGGCAACCTAGAATGGCTACCAGGGAAAAGCTTGGCATTATCAGCCAGTTGCTATCCTGAAGTTGCCTTACAAACTATTCCCAATATCTATCCCTTTATTGTCAACGATCCAGGAGAAGGTTCACAAGCAAAAAGGCGATCGCAAGCCGTAATTATCGATCATCTTACCCCGCCCCTTACCCGTGCGGAGTTATACGGTGGGTTAGAAAAATTAGAGGCTTTAATCGATGAATACTATGAAGCACAAAGCTTAGATCCGACTCGCTTAAATATTATTAGCGATCGCATTACTAAACTAGTTCAGCAAGAAAACTTAGACCAAGATTTAGGTATCAAACCCAATGAGACTGAAACTTTAGCGCAATTTCTCTCTGTCGCTGATGGCTATCTCTGTGAACTAAAAGAAGCACAGATACGAGATGGTTTACATATCTTTGGGCAATGTCCCCAAGGAGAACAACTACGAGATCTAATTATTGCGATCGCTCGTTCACCTAGTTATAACCGTATCGGTTTAACTCAGGCATTGGCAAAAGATTTTGGTTTGGATTTTGATCCTTTATTAGGCGGAGATGTAGGGGCGTGTCTTGGTGCGCGTTCCCTTGCGCCTAACGGCGACGCGGGGTCGCACCGCTTTCGCGAAACGCCCCTACAGGGTATTGCAGGTTTGCCAGATAATTATCTAACAGAATTAAAACAAGCTAGAAATAAAGGTGATGCGATCGCCATCCTCGAAGAAATTGCCATCGAATTAGTAGATAACTTGCTCAACAATACACTTCTTACCTCTTACTGTACGGGCGATTCGCGAATCGCCCCTAACCTATTACCTATTACCTCATTACAGCTTCAGTGGATTAAAAACACCCTACTGCCGAATCTAATCAAAAGCGATCGCGAAATAACTAACCTAATCAAAGCTTTAGATGGCAAATATATACCCAGTGGTGCATCGGGCGCACCCACTAGAGGTAGACCAGAAGTATTACCCACAGGACGTAACTTTTATTCGGTAGATATTCGCGGGATTCCTACCGAAACCGCCTGGGAAGTAGGCAGTAAAGCAGCAGAGGTAGTAATTGAACGCTATACCCAAGAAAACGGCGAATATCCCCAATCCTTGGCAATTTCTATCTGGGGAACCTCAACCATGCGGACTGGAGGCGATGACATCGCTCAAGTAATGGCATTAATGGGAGTAAGACCAGTCTGGGACGGGATGTCTCGACGAGTTGTGGATTTTGAAGTGTTGCCAGCCTCTATCTTAAATCGTCCTCGTGTGGATGTAACGGTACGGGTGTCAGGCTTTTTTAGGGACTCTTTCCCTAACATAATCAACTTATTAAATAAAATAACAAAAACTGTTGCTAGTTTGCCAGAAACGCCAGAGATTAATCCTCTAGCTAATGCAGTTGAGACAGAACAACAGCTATTACAAGAGGCGGGAATAGATGCTGAGGCAGCCCAAAAACGAGCTAGCTATCGGGTATTTGGCTCAAAACCAGGGGCTTACGGTGCGGGAATCCAGGGTTTAATTGAGGCGCAAAATTGGCAGAGTGATGAAGATTTAGCTAGAGCTTATCTTAACTGGAGTTCTTATGCTTATGATGGCAGTGGTCAAGGCTATGCTGCACCAGAATCCTTTAAGCGTCGCTTAAAACAACTTCAGATCGTGCTACACAATCAAGACAATAGAGAACACGACATACTTGACTCTGATGACTACTATCAATTCCAGGGAGGAATGACTGCTGCGGTACGTAGTCTGACAGGAAAAAACCCAGAGGTGTATTTTGGCGATAACTCCCAGCCGAGTAATCCAAGAGTCAGAAAGTTAACCGAAGAAATAGCCAGGGTGTATAGATCGCGAGTAATAAATCCTAAATGGATTAAAGGTGTAATGCGTCACGGTTATAAAGGTGCGTTTGAAATGGCAGCGACGGTAGATTATCTTTTTGCCTACGATGCTACGGCCAATTGCGTCGCCGACTATATGTATGAGGGGGTAGCTCAAGCATATATTTTTGACGAACAAGTACAGCAATTTATTCAAGCCAAAAACCCCTGGGCTTTGCGGGATATGTCTGAAAGACTCTTGGAGGCACATCAACGAGGATTATGGCAAGATGTCGATGCACAAATGATTGATGATTTAAAAGCGATCGCTAATCAATCTGAAGGAGTGATTGAGGAAATTTAATCGTCATCAATATGGCGTAAATCTTATCTTGAGTGCAAGATAGAGGTCTAAATAAGTTTACAAACTAGCCAAGCTGTATGAATTTAGATGTTGCAGAATATCTTAAGTCAGCCGAAGAATATATTGCTCAGGAAAAATGGCAGGAAGCTAAAATTAATTTTCAACGGGCAATTGAAATAGATCCTCATCGTTGGGATATTTATTTTAATTTAGGCGTAATTTTTTTAAAACAGCAACAATACGAAGCAGCAGTCAATAAGTTCGAGCAAGCTATTAGAATTAAGCCTGATTATGATTGGTCTTATAATAATTTGGGTGAAGCATTTTTAAAATTAGGTCGTCCTAAAGATGCAGTTCAATCTTTTATTCAAGCTGTAACTATTAATCAAAATAATCCTCAGTTTTACTATAATTTAGGCGAAGCTTTAGTTCAAAAAAATGCAGTCGATCAGGCACTTGTCTGTTTTCGTCAGGCACTAGAATTAGATCCAAAAGATCATCAGCTTCAGTTTCAATTAGGCAAATCTTTAAAAAATCAAGGCTTAACTAAAGAAGCAGTAGAGTGTTTTTGCCGAGCAATTAAGCTAAATCCTAACTATACTTTTGCCTATATTTCTTTAAGATATACAAAATTAGAGCCAAAACAGCGCGAGCACCTAATTAACTTTTATCA
This DNA window, taken from Pleurocapsa sp. FMAR1, encodes the following:
- the cobN gene encoding cobaltochelatase subunit CobN, which translates into the protein MHKLAALPGGWNPNTEGVIFIEQSPAPIVFLTYADTDIQTIAAAQDSLDNDFPNIRVVNLLNLQQQLSIDVYVETVLSKAQVVVLRLLGGSAYWSYGLERIKETVELSNAALFVLPGDNAPDLDLISHSTVSLAVVNQLWRYLIEGGKENFVNALRFVSDTCLQTNYIPAAPKSVPEIGIYQWQNQIDKNSLENLNIEAENVKSDKLDGQGVSPDRRLTTTGDASASRASLRSCAVLFYRSHYLAGNTTAIDCLCQSIVSRNLHPIPIFISSLRNVELQQQLLALLQENPIKLLLNTTSFSLAKIGESAQLQFWQQLNVPVLQVILSSSTLEQWESSLQGLMPRDVAMNVALPEVDGRIITRAISFKSVQTWNKKLETNVVVYQPKSDRTDFVADSAANWVNLANTIPKDRKVALILANYPNKDGRIANGVGLDTPASCIKILEALQQSGYTVTNMPKTGEELIQRLTTGITNDPESRASRPTYQSLSIEDYQKYWQTLPEAVQQSITNRWGVSVEHPHEIAKQDGEMGRWGDREIQIPGIQLGNVFVGIQPSRGYDRDPSLNYHAPDLEPTHEYLAYYHWLRSCFGVQAIVHVGKHGNLEWLPGKSLALSASCYPEVALQTIPNIYPFIVNDPGEGSQAKRRSQAVIIDHLTPPLTRAELYGGLEKLEALIDEYYEAQSLDPTRLNIISDRITKLVQQENLDQDLGIKPNETETLAQFLSVADGYLCELKEAQIRDGLHIFGQCPQGEQLRDLIIAIARSPSYNRIGLTQALAKDFGLDFDPLLGGDVGACLGARSLAPNGDAGSHRFRETPLQGIAGLPDNYLTELKQARNKGDAIAILEEIAIELVDNLLNNTLLTSYCTGDSRIAPNLLPITSLQLQWIKNTLLPNLIKSDREITNLIKALDGKYIPSGASGAPTRGRPEVLPTGRNFYSVDIRGIPTETAWEVGSKAAEVVIERYTQENGEYPQSLAISIWGTSTMRTGGDDIAQVMALMGVRPVWDGMSRRVVDFEVLPASILNRPRVDVTVRVSGFFRDSFPNIINLLNKITKTVASLPETPEINPLANAVETEQQLLQEAGIDAEAAQKRASYRVFGSKPGAYGAGIQGLIEAQNWQSDEDLARAYLNWSSYAYDGSGQGYAAPESFKRRLKQLQIVLHNQDNREHDILDSDDYYQFQGGMTAAVRSLTGKNPEVYFGDNSQPSNPRVRKLTEEIARVYRSRVINPKWIKGVMRHGYKGAFEMAATVDYLFAYDATANCVADYMYEGVAQAYIFDEQVQQFIQAKNPWALRDMSERLLEAHQRGLWQDVDAQMIDDLKAIANQSEGVIEEI